A window of Fibrobacter sp. UWH4 genomic DNA:
CGCCTGCCATGATTTCAAAAGCTTGGCAACCGCTCAATTCTTCGGTGATGTCGTGCCATTTACCGTCGGTAGGAACCTTGAAGTTGGAATTTTCTTTACCGATGCGGCCCGATGAGGCGATGACTCCTTTTACGTCCAGGGTGCATTCGGGTTCACGCGTCCCGATGCCGACCCCTATGGGGGCGCTCTCTCCGTCGGGCATGGGGCCCATCAGCGAAAGTACGCTAGAAGAATCGTCTATGCCAGGGGTGCTCAGGTGGAGTCCGCTGCGGTTTCCGTTTACATCTTTGCGAATTTCGCTGTGCCAGAGAGGGCTTCCTTCGGTGGAATTTTCGTAGAAACTCATCAACTTGCCGGAGTCTGTAATCTGCGATATTTTCAGCCCCGTTTCGCGCGTCTTTTCAATTCCCTCTTCTTCCACATTCACCATAGAATCGATGAGATCGTGGAAATCTTCTTCGCAAGGCATTTGTCCTGCCCTGAACCTAGTCTTTAGAAGTGAACGGTTGAGCCTAGCCATTGTTTCTCCTTTGAATAATGAATGTCGAACCAATTTCAAGGTCTCCATAACCAATGGTGATGTCACGAAGGTCCTCGTTTTTTTCGACAATATTGAGGAAATGCTTTTTCATTGGTGTTAGAATGCTCCAAGGGGTTGTTCCGCGAATGTACTGGCTGCTTGATTCGTCGGATTCTTCCATGTTGTATTCGGAATGGTCTCTGGAACTGATGCGTAGCACCGAGAAGTCTTGGATTTCTTCGACATAGGGCAAATTCTGGATGAATTTTTGTAGGTGTTCTTTGTTGAGAGACCAACCAAAGAAACGCGACGAGCTGTCGCTATTCCATGGAGATAGGTAGTTGTTTATTTGTTGGTTTAGGTCTTGCAGAAGTTCGCCTTCGTCATTGTCGTTTACAAAGTCCACATTGCAACGCACCTGAATCTTTTCAAATTGCGGATTCATGACGGAAATTTTTGCGAATGAGGATGAATTTTGTTTTACAAACTGCTTGATGTCTTCGAGAGTTTTCCCGCTTAAGCGAGGGTCCCAAATGTGCCGACCGTCTTCGTATAAAGGAGATACAGGTACAATGAGCATGTGCCCTAGGGTGGGTTGGCTCGGATTTTCTGGCGATAAACCTGCGAAGCACTTAACCAGATGAACTTCGGGAAATTTTTCAAGAATCATCCGCTCGCAGTCTCTTGCGGTTAAGATGCGGTTGCGGTGGTATAGGTACTCCGCCACTCGTGTCTGCATTTCTTCGCGGTCTTCTTCAGGTTCTCCGCCAAAGGATTCTTCTAGCTGATATACTGCGGATAGTCCGCCGATACTCTGTGCGAGTTCGTTGATGCAGCCCGGTTTACAATGCTTGAAGCTGTTCTTTTGCTCGAAACCTTTGGTTCGAACGACTTCGACCGCTTGCGTATATATCGAAAACAGACGGCTGCAATGACTCCAGTTTCCTTGCGGTTCCAGGCGAATCCAGCAGAGGCCTTGTGGCATCAATTTAGAATCGGTGATGAAATCTTTAGGAATTCTAATAGATACGATGCCTGAAGTCGTGAAATTAGCAGTTGTGTTATATAAAATGTTGTCAGATGGAATGCGAGTCCAGCCATTTATTCCAAGGTATGACCAAACGAATCCTATTTCGCCATCTTCGTGAATGTTGTCGGAATCTCTGTTCAGTTGAAAATAAAGATTCACGCTATTGGCGTTTTTTGTGGGGGAAAGTCCCAGGAAAAGAGCTCCACCTTCCAGCTTTAAATGGGACTTTTCACTTACGCCCCAAGGACGCAAGAATAAAATTTTGCCGTCACTATTGTCCGGGCTTCTTAGATTGATTTCTGCCGTGGCCGTGTAGCTGACAGAAAGATTTTCTAGTTCCGGCGTATAAGGCTGGTTTGGTAGCTCGAATTCTTTTCCGAGATTCTTTCGAATGGCCTGCTGCATCAAATTTCCGCAGAGAACTTTGGAATAATCCTGATGCATAAAGGCATTTTCGGGTGAGATTAGCTTTATCTTGAAAAAACCGTCACGTGAACTTGGCGTAAATACAAAATCTTCTGCATCGTATTGTTGCTCAAAAGTCCTTCCGCCAAGAGCCTTATCGCAAGAGATGGTCAGCTTGTTTGAAATTGCATCTGATTCTGATTGGAATAGATCTTGCAACAGTGGCGTTTGTGTGTTAAACGGGTACCAGTATCCGCCAAGAAGTGCCGATACAGAAACTTTAAAGTCGCGAGTTAGCGGTGCTTTAGGGTATTGTTTGTACCAGTAGCAAAAATCCCTTGAATGGGGGAGCCCTCGCCAATTTCCGTGAATTTCAAACGCAGAAAGTCTTTTGCCTCTAATTTCTTCGCAACCAACGACAAGTGAATTGCCTACGGCAGGTATCGGGCCGAATGGCTGTATCGGCGCATTCATCGAAAGAGGGCCGATGTCGTTGCTTAGGGCAAGTCGCCTGCAATTTGTCACGTTTGCTTGCAACAGGACTTTTCGTAACTTTAAGTTTCTTAAGGTTTCCCATGGGTTGTACGATGCGTGGGGCTTGACTGTAATACGCATTGCAGGGCCGTTTAAATTATATTCGTCGCCGTGTATGTTTGGGTCGCAGTTGACAATAGCCGGGGTCATGTCCGAAAGTTGCAATATAAGTCCGATGCAGTTTGCTTCGCAATGTTCATCCAAGACGCGGGATTCCACTTGGTATCCGTCTACATCGTACCAGCCTTCTGCAGTTGTAAGTGAAATTTGAAACGCGTTTGCGAATACTTTAAGGAATAGCTCAGGAGCTTGTCCGCATTCTAAAAGAGTTCCTTTGACACTTTCGCCTTCGAATACGAGTTTTACCTTGATATGTCTGATGCCGTCGTTCAGGTATAGTAGGCGAGACGATACAGCAAGTCCAAGTCGCGCGAATTCTGAATTGACGGCGCGGTCTCCGGAGCGGGTCATGCCAAATAATGGGTACGGAACTATGTCCTTGCTTTCGATGGCTTGACTCGGTGTGTAGACGGGGATTTCTGATACTGTAGATGCGCCTTTTTCGGGAACAGCTAGGGTGTAGATTTTTTTGACTTGGACATCGTTTAATTCGGCGTTGTTTACGGATTCAAATTCAATGTTTTCACCGTCTTTATTTGTTCCGGCAATGAACCTTGTTCCTTTTTTGAGCTTATGCTTGAAACCTTCTAGTTCAATGGGAAAAATGACATGGGCGTGATCACCGTGCGCCTTGTTGGGACATTCTCCCAATATGGTGCGGAAATAGAAATCCATTCGTCGACTAGGTAAATCGTTTATTCGTTCTTGAATTCGATTTAATAGTTTTGCGAAAATGGTATATAGAGCTGCCGAAGGTTCTATATTGCCATCGGAATCAAATTCGATTGCTTTTGCAAGCTTAGGTATATCATTTTCATTGATGATGAGCGGACAATCTTGCTGCTTTTCGTATTTGCAAATTTCTTCGAGCAATTGTTGCAGAGTCATGTTGTTGACAGCGACAAAAGTCTTCGCGAGTTCTTTGAACTTGCGAGCTTGTTGGCTTAAACCTTCGCTGACAAAAATACGATGTTCCACAATAATTCCTTAGATGCTTATGTCGGTGCCTTCGTTTATATAGAAGGGGTACACTAAATTGCGGCGACTGTTAGTGGCGATGACTTTGTAGTCAATAATAATTTGCAGAATATCGTTCACATCGTCCATTTTATAGTCGGTGTTTTCTACAGTAACTCTCGGCTCAAAGTTGTCGATGGCGTTTCTTATTTCTTCATCGAGTTGTGCGATGGTGGTTTCTTCGAAATTGCGAAAACAATAGTCGCGGAGCCTGCAACCATAATCTGGACGCATTAGACGTTCGCCGGGGTATGTCCCGAGCAAAATGTTTAGGCTTTCATCCACATCTTCTTCGGCTTCGGACATGGCGACGGTCCCATTTTCGAACTTTAGCGGAAATTTCCATCCGCGTCCAAGAAACGTCAGCGAGTTCACCTAGCCTCCTATTTGCACCGTGGGGCATCCCTGGGCGATTGTGCCGCCGTGGGCGGTAGAATCGCCCATGCGTGCGGCCGGCTTTTTGTTAATCAAGACTGTCGCGGACCCCTTGATAATGGTGTCGGGCGGCCCCACGCATACGCAGCTGTCTCCCACGACAGCTGCGGGCATGCCCCCAATCAAAACCGTCTGGACTCCGGGACCGACGACAGGTCCACCTACGTGGGGGACAGGTGGCGTTCCTGGTGTTTGCATGGGGCATGTATGCATATCTGTGATTCTTGCTGCTGGAGGCATACTCGTTCCTTAGTTGATCATGACCATGGCACCCTTGACAGTCGTCTGTCCCGATGCAGAAATTTCTGCTGTCGCAGTGCCCTGTGCTTTTAAGCCTACTTTCGCCTTAAATTCTACATTCAATCCTTCTGCCTTTAAATCGGCGGCTGATTTCAGCATGATACCGCCCTTGGCATCGACATTGAATTTTCCCTTTGTATTGACAACAATGTCCTTTGTTGCTTCGAGGCTGATTTCACTATCGGACATTTCGACTTTGTTTCCGCAGGGGTCTTCGAGCGTAATCTTTTTACCATCATCGTCCAATATGATTTTTCTGCTGCCAGGCGTTGCTACGGTGATTATCTTTTTTTCTTCGTCAAATGTGACGCTCATTTTTTCGCGGGTCAACAGTTGCTTGATGTTGTTTTTTTGTTCCAACTTTTGGGGAACTTGTTGCTTGGAACTGTAGAGGCTCCCCAAAATGACGGGACTAGATGGGTCTCCGTTGAAGAATCCAAGGATGACTTCGTCGTTGACTTCCGGAAAAAAGAGTCCGCCAACGCCATTAGAGGCATAGGGGGTGCCAAGGCGAGCCCATACGC
This region includes:
- a CDS encoding PAAR domain-containing protein, which translates into the protein MPPAARITDMHTCPMQTPGTPPVPHVGGPVVGPGVQTVLIGGMPAAVVGDSCVCVGPPDTIIKGSATVLINKKPAARMGDSTAHGGTIAQGCPTVQIGG
- a CDS encoding GPW/gp25 family protein yields the protein MNSLTFLGRGWKFPLKFENGTVAMSEAEEDVDESLNILLGTYPGERLMRPDYGCRLRDYCFRNFEETTIAQLDEEIRNAIDNFEPRVTVENTDYKMDDVNDILQIIIDYKVIATNSRRNLVYPFYINEGTDISI